One part of the Candidatus Omnitrophota bacterium genome encodes these proteins:
- a CDS encoding ammonia-forming cytochrome c nitrite reductase subunit c552, translating into MMKKNLLMSIGALLGMWIAAVTSSWPIEVSKEYAGSEKCSVCHFKIYDKWKTTLHSGIYLPPVPENVISNFSGDVTLSDSGKGIPATIFTLDNNGGNGPFTVTVKGQKFTVDRVHGGKPIAENEDPNSPNTPGKAKYIGKQRYQTKIGNNYVILPLQWNPIPDLDGKSSGWVSYNLQDWVDQQGNVKPKPETKSEEQNCAGCHQTGVSVVFNDSAKLFEMAASEENIACEACHGPGADHAATADKMKIVNPNALIAWQQKTDVCGQCHSRIKSKEIIGGMTLSYAYANGRGFIPGDLLEDFANDAGGYWNGGLSKQHHQQHQDYVGHGEYMGSAHARAGMTCWSCHNPHGSDFEHDLVKSARDNGLCLQCHAGKFPDNAAIENHSKHAVSNTASPKCIDCHMSAAQKSAVDYDIHQHSFRVLTPAQTLAFVQPNACALCHRSYQGVTDTNIAKWDEESDKVINTWLSEQFLTMFGYTNINGWELY; encoded by the coding sequence ATGATGAAAAAAAATCTATTGATGAGTATCGGAGCATTGTTGGGAATGTGGATTGCGGCCGTAACTTCAAGCTGGCCGATCGAGGTCTCAAAAGAATACGCCGGCTCTGAAAAATGTTCCGTTTGTCATTTTAAAATCTACGATAAATGGAAAACAACCCTTCATTCGGGAATATACTTGCCACCGGTTCCCGAAAATGTTATTTCGAATTTCAGCGGGGATGTCACTCTGTCCGATTCGGGAAAGGGGATTCCTGCGACAATTTTCACTCTGGACAACAATGGAGGCAACGGTCCTTTCACGGTTACCGTTAAGGGGCAAAAATTCACTGTCGATCGCGTCCACGGAGGGAAGCCCATAGCTGAGAATGAAGATCCAAATTCACCCAATACGCCAGGAAAAGCGAAATATATTGGAAAACAACGTTATCAAACGAAAATCGGCAATAATTATGTGATTCTACCATTGCAATGGAATCCAATTCCCGACCTGGATGGCAAAAGCAGCGGATGGGTATCCTACAATCTTCAAGATTGGGTAGACCAACAGGGTAATGTCAAACCGAAACCCGAGACGAAGTCCGAAGAACAAAACTGCGCAGGCTGTCATCAAACCGGCGTATCGGTAGTTTTTAACGATAGCGCGAAGCTTTTCGAAATGGCGGCTAGCGAAGAAAATATCGCTTGTGAAGCTTGTCATGGACCTGGAGCGGATCATGCGGCGACCGCCGATAAAATGAAAATCGTCAATCCCAATGCTCTTATCGCATGGCAACAGAAAACGGATGTTTGCGGTCAATGCCATAGCCGGATCAAGAGTAAAGAAATCATAGGCGGTATGACGCTTTCCTACGCTTATGCCAATGGCCGCGGCTTCATACCTGGTGATCTTTTAGAGGATTTCGCCAACGATGCGGGGGGATATTGGAACGGCGGGCTTTCCAAACAACATCATCAGCAACATCAAGACTATGTTGGCCATGGCGAATATATGGGAAGCGCTCATGCGCGAGCAGGTATGACCTGCTGGTCTTGTCATAATCCGCATGGTTCCGATTTCGAACATGATTTAGTTAAGTCCGCTAGAGATAATGGCTTATGTTTGCAATGCCATGCGGGAAAGTTTCCCGATAACGCCGCCATTGAAAACCATTCGAAACATGCCGTTTCCAATACGGCCTCGCCGAAATGTATAGATTGCCATATGTCGGCTGCTCAAAAATCAGCGGTGGATTACGATATCCATCAGCATTCGTTCCGAGTTCTCACTCCAGCGCAAACTCTCGCTTTTGTCCAACCCAATGCTTGCGCCCTCTGTCATCGAAGTTATCAAGGCGTAACGGATACGAATATTGCGAAGTGGGATGAAGAGAGCGACAAGGTAATCAATACATGGCTAAGCGAACAATTCCTAACCATGTTCGGTTATACCAATATCAATGGATGGGAACTTTACTAA